One segment of Erigeron canadensis isolate Cc75 chromosome 2, C_canadensis_v1, whole genome shotgun sequence DNA contains the following:
- the LOC122586387 gene encoding uncharacterized methyltransferase At1g78140, chloroplastic-like isoform X3 — MQLLIYLYVCAVYIPLYLIYSFVNKVRRTTPSPESQITTVAAAPAAENLQSAKVPSRLSSSSKSRRSFKPLSFFTNFTGKSRSSSSTAAIETKPGTRFNEKDAKTKKQLFGCPICYEKLMWNGDPVFSVDSMPRCILKCSTCNKTYSGNKTHLDLTITSGSKKYDESFAASSELFRVPLVSFLYEKGWRQAFSIWCGFPGPEKEFELMKDYLNPVIGGNIIDASCGSGMFSRLFAKSGLFSLVVALDFSESMLKQTYNYINQDENISKENLILVRADIARLPFSSSSMDAVHAGAALHCWPSPSSGVAEISRILRPGGVFVATTYIIDGPFSYIPFLYPMRENMGQISGSHLYLSEREIEELFLACGLVDYTFIRNGRFIMICARKPN; from the exons atgCAACTACTAATATATTTGTACGTATGTGCTGTTTATATACctttatatttgatttattcTTTTGTAAATAAAGTGCGACGGACTACTCCATCACCGGAGTCTCAAATAACAACGGTGGCAGCAGCACCGGCAGCTGAAAACCTACAAAGCGCTAAGGTACCGAGTCGACTCAGTAGTAGCTCAAAATCTCGACGTTCTTTTAAACCATTATCTTTTTTTACGAATTTCACGGGAAAATCCCGATCGTCGTCTTCTACGGCCGCCATTGAAACTAAGCCG GGAACTCGTTTCAATGAAAAAGATGCAAAGACAAAAAAGCAGTTATTCGGTTGCCCCATTTGTTACGAAAAGTTAATGTGGAATGGTGATCCAGTTTTCTCAGT AGATTCTATGCCCAGGTGTATTTTGAAATGTAGCACCTGTAACAAGACTTACAGTGGTAATAAAACACATCTTGATCTAACAATAACCAGTGGCTCCAAGAAATATGATGAATCCTTCGCAGCTTCGTCTGAGCTTTTTAG GGTGCCCCTTGTATCATTTCTGTACGAGAAGGGTTGGCGACAAGCTTTTTCAATATGGTGTGGTTTCCCGGGCCCAGAAAAAGAG TTTGAACTGATGAAAGACTATCTTAATCCAGTCATCGGAGGAAATATTATTGATGCTAGCTGTGGTAGTGGGATGTTTTCAAGGCTTTTTGCAAAGAGTGGACTATTCTCTCTTGTCGTTGCATTAGATTTTTCAGAGTCCATGTTAAAGCAGACCTACAACTACATCAATCAGGATGAAAACATATCTAAaga GAACTTAATCTTGGTTAGAGCTGATATTGCAAGACTTCCATTTTCTTCAAGTTCTATGGACGCTGTGCATGCTGGTGCCGCTCTTCATTGTTGGCCTTCACCATCTTCTGGC GTAGCTGAAATAAGTCGAATTCTCAGACCCGGAGGAGTTTTTGTTGCTACCACCTATATAATAGATGGCCCTTTTTCATATATCCCCTTTTTATATCCTATGCGTGAG AATATGGGCCAAATATCTGGAAGCCACCTTTACTTATCCGAACGTGAAATAGAAGAACTGTTCTTAGCTTGTGGACTGGTGGATTATACGTTTATCAGAAATGGGCGATTTATTATGATATGTGCCCGAAAGCCCAACTGA
- the LOC122586387 gene encoding uncharacterized methyltransferase At1g78140, chloroplastic-like isoform X1, whose protein sequence is MQLLIYLYVCAVYIPLYLIYSFVNKVRRTTPSPESQITTVAAAPAAENLQSAKVPSRLSSSSKSRRSFKPLSFFTNFTGKSRSSSSTAAIETKPKGTRFNEKDAKTKKQLFGCPICYEKLMWNGDPVFSVDSMPRCILKCSTCNKTYSGNKTHLDLTITSGSKKYDESFAASSELFRVPLVSFLYEKGWRQAFSIWCGFPGPEKEFELMKDYLNPVIGGNIIDASCGSGMFSRLFAKSGLFSLVVALDFSESMLKQTYNYINQDENISKENLILVRADIARLPFSSSSMDAVHAGAALHCWPSPSSGVAEISRILRPGGVFVATTYIIDGPFSYIPFLYPMRENMGQISGSHLYLSEREIEELFLACGLVDYTFIRNGRFIMICARKPN, encoded by the exons atgCAACTACTAATATATTTGTACGTATGTGCTGTTTATATACctttatatttgatttattcTTTTGTAAATAAAGTGCGACGGACTACTCCATCACCGGAGTCTCAAATAACAACGGTGGCAGCAGCACCGGCAGCTGAAAACCTACAAAGCGCTAAGGTACCGAGTCGACTCAGTAGTAGCTCAAAATCTCGACGTTCTTTTAAACCATTATCTTTTTTTACGAATTTCACGGGAAAATCCCGATCGTCGTCTTCTACGGCCGCCATTGAAACTAAGCCG AAGGGAACTCGTTTCAATGAAAAAGATGCAAAGACAAAAAAGCAGTTATTCGGTTGCCCCATTTGTTACGAAAAGTTAATGTGGAATGGTGATCCAGTTTTCTCAGT AGATTCTATGCCCAGGTGTATTTTGAAATGTAGCACCTGTAACAAGACTTACAGTGGTAATAAAACACATCTTGATCTAACAATAACCAGTGGCTCCAAGAAATATGATGAATCCTTCGCAGCTTCGTCTGAGCTTTTTAG GGTGCCCCTTGTATCATTTCTGTACGAGAAGGGTTGGCGACAAGCTTTTTCAATATGGTGTGGTTTCCCGGGCCCAGAAAAAGAG TTTGAACTGATGAAAGACTATCTTAATCCAGTCATCGGAGGAAATATTATTGATGCTAGCTGTGGTAGTGGGATGTTTTCAAGGCTTTTTGCAAAGAGTGGACTATTCTCTCTTGTCGTTGCATTAGATTTTTCAGAGTCCATGTTAAAGCAGACCTACAACTACATCAATCAGGATGAAAACATATCTAAaga GAACTTAATCTTGGTTAGAGCTGATATTGCAAGACTTCCATTTTCTTCAAGTTCTATGGACGCTGTGCATGCTGGTGCCGCTCTTCATTGTTGGCCTTCACCATCTTCTGGC GTAGCTGAAATAAGTCGAATTCTCAGACCCGGAGGAGTTTTTGTTGCTACCACCTATATAATAGATGGCCCTTTTTCATATATCCCCTTTTTATATCCTATGCGTGAG AATATGGGCCAAATATCTGGAAGCCACCTTTACTTATCCGAACGTGAAATAGAAGAACTGTTCTTAGCTTGTGGACTGGTGGATTATACGTTTATCAGAAATGGGCGATTTATTATGATATGTGCCCGAAAGCCCAACTGA
- the LOC122586387 gene encoding uncharacterized methyltransferase At1g78140, chloroplastic-like isoform X2 has product MGVCQFENQIRQTGKRGSGHVFPDVRRTTPSPESQITTVAAAPAAENLQSAKVPSRLSSSSKSRRSFKPLSFFTNFTGKSRSSSSTAAIETKPKGTRFNEKDAKTKKQLFGCPICYEKLMWNGDPVFSVDSMPRCILKCSTCNKTYSGNKTHLDLTITSGSKKYDESFAASSELFRVPLVSFLYEKGWRQAFSIWCGFPGPEKEFELMKDYLNPVIGGNIIDASCGSGMFSRLFAKSGLFSLVVALDFSESMLKQTYNYINQDENISKENLILVRADIARLPFSSSSMDAVHAGAALHCWPSPSSGVAEISRILRPGGVFVATTYIIDGPFSYIPFLYPMRENMGQISGSHLYLSEREIEELFLACGLVDYTFIRNGRFIMICARKPN; this is encoded by the exons ATGGGGGTATGTCAGTTTGAGAATCAGATTCGGCAAACCGGCAAACGTGGGAGTGGTCATGTCTTTCCAGATG TGCGACGGACTACTCCATCACCGGAGTCTCAAATAACAACGGTGGCAGCAGCACCGGCAGCTGAAAACCTACAAAGCGCTAAGGTACCGAGTCGACTCAGTAGTAGCTCAAAATCTCGACGTTCTTTTAAACCATTATCTTTTTTTACGAATTTCACGGGAAAATCCCGATCGTCGTCTTCTACGGCCGCCATTGAAACTAAGCCG AAGGGAACTCGTTTCAATGAAAAAGATGCAAAGACAAAAAAGCAGTTATTCGGTTGCCCCATTTGTTACGAAAAGTTAATGTGGAATGGTGATCCAGTTTTCTCAGT AGATTCTATGCCCAGGTGTATTTTGAAATGTAGCACCTGTAACAAGACTTACAGTGGTAATAAAACACATCTTGATCTAACAATAACCAGTGGCTCCAAGAAATATGATGAATCCTTCGCAGCTTCGTCTGAGCTTTTTAG GGTGCCCCTTGTATCATTTCTGTACGAGAAGGGTTGGCGACAAGCTTTTTCAATATGGTGTGGTTTCCCGGGCCCAGAAAAAGAG TTTGAACTGATGAAAGACTATCTTAATCCAGTCATCGGAGGAAATATTATTGATGCTAGCTGTGGTAGTGGGATGTTTTCAAGGCTTTTTGCAAAGAGTGGACTATTCTCTCTTGTCGTTGCATTAGATTTTTCAGAGTCCATGTTAAAGCAGACCTACAACTACATCAATCAGGATGAAAACATATCTAAaga GAACTTAATCTTGGTTAGAGCTGATATTGCAAGACTTCCATTTTCTTCAAGTTCTATGGACGCTGTGCATGCTGGTGCCGCTCTTCATTGTTGGCCTTCACCATCTTCTGGC GTAGCTGAAATAAGTCGAATTCTCAGACCCGGAGGAGTTTTTGTTGCTACCACCTATATAATAGATGGCCCTTTTTCATATATCCCCTTTTTATATCCTATGCGTGAG AATATGGGCCAAATATCTGGAAGCCACCTTTACTTATCCGAACGTGAAATAGAAGAACTGTTCTTAGCTTGTGGACTGGTGGATTATACGTTTATCAGAAATGGGCGATTTATTATGATATGTGCCCGAAAGCCCAACTGA
- the LOC122586388 gene encoding uncharacterized methyltransferase At1g78140, chloroplastic-like, with protein MTTVTAAPAAVFPVASRLSSSLTSSTRRSFKPLSLITNFALKIRASSSTANVETTPGTSFNENDGKAKKLLFGCPICYDKLLWNGDPLFSVDSTPRSVLKCSTCNNTYSGNETYLDLTITSGSKKYGESMPASSELFRLPLVSFLYERGWRQAFSTWGGFPGPEREFEMMKDFLKPVNGGNIIDASCGSGMFSRLFAKSGLFSLVVALDYSESMLKQTYDYINQEENISKENLILVRADIARLPFPSSSVDAVHAGAALHCWPSPSSGVAEISRILRPGGVFVATTYIVDGPYSLIPFLYPIRENIGQISGSHIYLSEGELKDLCIACGLVDYTFVRNRRFIMISARKPN; from the exons ATGACAACGGTGACAGCAGCACCGGCAGCCGTATTTCCGGTAGCGAGTCGACTCAGTAGTAGCTTAACGTCTTCAACTCGCCGTTCTTTTAAACCTCTATCTTTGATTACGAATTTCGCGCTAAAAATCCGCGCGTCATCCTCAACCGCCAACGTTGAAACCACTCCG GGTACCAGTTTCAATGAGAATGATGGGAAGGCAAAGAAGCTGTTATTTGGTTGTCCCATTTGTTATGACAAGTTATTATGGAATGGTGATCCACTTTTCTCAGT AGATTCTACACCCAGGTCTGTTTTGAAGTGTAGCACCTGTAACAATACCTACAGTGGTAATGAAACATATCTTGATCTAACAATAACCAGTGGCTCCAAGAAATATGGTGAATCTATGCCAGCTTCTTCTGAGCTTTTCAG GTTGCCTCTTGTATCATTCCTATATGAGAGGGGCTGGCGACAAGCTTTTTCAACATGGGGTGGTTTCCCAGGCCcggagagagag TTTGAAATGATGAAAGATTTTCTTAAGCCAGTCAATGGAGGAAACATTATTGATGCTAGCTGTGGTAGTGGGATGTTTTCAAGACTTTTTGCAAAGAGTGGGCTATTTTCTCTTGTTGTTGCGCTAGATTATTCAGAGTCCATGTTAAAGCAAACCTATGACTACATCAATCAGGAGGAAAACATATCTAAAGA GAACTTAATCTTGGTTAGAGCTGATATCGCACGACTTCCATTCCCTTCAAGTTCTGTAGATGCTGTGCACGCTGGTGCAGCTCTTCATTGTTGGCCCTCGCCATCATCTGGC GTAGCTGAAATAAGTCGAATTCTCCGACCTGGAGGAGTTTTTGTTGCCACCACCTACATAGTAGATGGCCCTTATTCATTGATCCCCTTTTTATATCCTATACGTGAG AATATAGGGCAGATATCAGGGAGCCACATTTACCTATCTGAAGGTGAACTAAAAGATCTGTGCATAGCTTGTGGACTGGTGGATTATACATTTGTTAGAAACAGACGTTTTATTATGATCTCTGCCCGAAAGCCCAACTGA
- the LOC122586386 gene encoding uncharacterized protein LOC122586386 → MRGETVTLILVNLAGIMERADESLLPGVYKEVGQELHADPTRLGSLTLFRSMVQAACFPLAAYLAVRHNRAHIIAYGAFLWAAATFLVGFSSSFLQVAISRGLNGIGLAIVGPAIQSLVADSTNDDNRGMAFGWLQLTSNLGSILGGLLSVLIASTTFMGIAGWRIAFHLVGIISVVVGILMRLFADDPRFAKGIESETVVESQTLWSEVKYLMREAKSVVKIQSFQIIVAQGVTGSFPWSALSFAPMWLELTGFSHKITAVLISLFVIGNSLGGLFGGWAGDILSKRFPSSGRIVLSQISSASAIPLGALLLLALKDDPSALFSHAIMLFVTGFFISWNAAATNNPIFAEIVPEKSRTTIYALDRSFESILASTAPPIVGLLAQHVYGYIPIEKGSESIATDRGNATSLAKALYVSIGIPMALCCFIYSFLYKTYPRDRERARMEALIEAEMETLDEQKSRYGFDDDRMSMEMEYDVGEDSVGLDESDEKALLYRQLTFADMAV, encoded by the exons atgagaggGGAAACAGTGACATTAATACTAGTGAACTTGGCGGGAATAATGGAAAGAGCAGATGAATCATTGTTACCTGGAGTATATAAAGAAGTGGGTCAAGAATTACATGCTGACCCGACCCGTTTGGGTTCATTGACCCTTTTTAGATCCATGGTTCAAGCTGCTTGTTTCCCACTTGCTGCTTACTTGGCTGTTAGACATAACAGGGCTCATATTATTGCTTATGGTGCTTTTTTATGGGCTGCTGCCACTTTTCTTGTTggcttttcttcttcttttcttcag gtCGCAATATCTAGAGGTTTGAATGGTATCGGCCTTGCAATAGTTGGACCAGCAATCCAATCTTTAGTAGCCGATTCAACCAATGATGATAACCGTGGTATGGCTTTTGGATGGCTGCAGCTAACCAGTAACCTTGGTTCAATCCTTGGTGGACTACTTTCAGTATTAATAGCATCTACCACGTTTATGGGAATTGCTGGTTGGCGGATTGCGTTTCATCTTGTTGGAATCATCAGTGTAGTTGTTGGGATATTGATGCGCCTGTTTGCTGATGACCCACGCTTCGCAAAAGGTATAGAATCAGAAACGGTCGTAGAAAGTCAAACTTTATGGTCAGAAGTCAAATATTTGATGCGGGAAGCGAAATCGGTTGTGAAGATTCAGTCTTTTCAAATTATAGTTGCACAAGGTGTCACTGGTTCGTTTCCATGGTCAGCATTGTCATTTGCTCCTATGTGGTTGGAACTCACGGGTTTTTCTCATAAAATCACGGCTGTCTTGATATCTTTATTTGTGATTGGTAATTCTCTTGGCGGTTTGTTTGGAGGATGGGCTGGTGATATCTTGTCAAAGCGGTTTCCTAGTTCAGGGAGGATTGTTCTATCACAAATCAGCTCGGCGTCTGCTATTCCATTAGGAGCGTTGCTTTTGCTGGCATTAAAGGATGATCCATCCGCTTTGTTTTCTCACGCTATTATGTTGTTTGTGACAGGCTTTTTCATTTCATGGAATGCTGCAGCTACAAACAA TCCTATTTTTGCAGAGATTGTTCCGGAGAAATCACGAACTACCATTTACGCATTAGACCGATCGTTTGAATCAATACTAGCTTCAACTGCTCCTCCTATAGTTGGCTTGCTGGCCCAACATGTTTATGGTTACATACCAATTGAGAAAGGTTCTGAAAGTATTGCAACAGATCGAGGTAATGCGACATCATTGGCTAAAGCACTATATGTCTCAATCGGGATTCCCATGGCATTGTGTTGCTTTATCTACTCCTTTTTGTACAAAACCTACCCAAGAGACAGGGAACGGGCCCGAATGGAAGCTCTTATAGAAGCTGAAATGGAAACATTGGATGAACAAAAATCCAGGTATGGGTTTGATGATGATAGAATGAGTATGGAGATGGAATATGATGTTGGAGAAGACTCGGTTGGGTTAGATGAAAGTGATGAGAAGGCGTTGCTTTATAGGCAGCTGACATTTGCAGATATGGCGGTATAG
- the LOC122586387 gene encoding uncharacterized methyltransferase At1g78140, chloroplastic-like isoform X4, with protein MQLLIYLYVCAVYIPLYLIYSFVNKVRRTTPSPESQITTVAAAPAAENLQSAKKGTRFNEKDAKTKKQLFGCPICYEKLMWNGDPVFSVDSMPRCILKCSTCNKTYSGNKTHLDLTITSGSKKYDESFAASSELFRVPLVSFLYEKGWRQAFSIWCGFPGPEKEFELMKDYLNPVIGGNIIDASCGSGMFSRLFAKSGLFSLVVALDFSESMLKQTYNYINQDENISKENLILVRADIARLPFSSSSMDAVHAGAALHCWPSPSSGVAEISRILRPGGVFVATTYIIDGPFSYIPFLYPMRENMGQISGSHLYLSEREIEELFLACGLVDYTFIRNGRFIMICARKPN; from the exons atgCAACTACTAATATATTTGTACGTATGTGCTGTTTATATACctttatatttgatttattcTTTTGTAAATAAAGTGCGACGGACTACTCCATCACCGGAGTCTCAAATAACAACGGTGGCAGCAGCACCGGCAGCTGAAAACCTACAAAGCGCTAAG AAGGGAACTCGTTTCAATGAAAAAGATGCAAAGACAAAAAAGCAGTTATTCGGTTGCCCCATTTGTTACGAAAAGTTAATGTGGAATGGTGATCCAGTTTTCTCAGT AGATTCTATGCCCAGGTGTATTTTGAAATGTAGCACCTGTAACAAGACTTACAGTGGTAATAAAACACATCTTGATCTAACAATAACCAGTGGCTCCAAGAAATATGATGAATCCTTCGCAGCTTCGTCTGAGCTTTTTAG GGTGCCCCTTGTATCATTTCTGTACGAGAAGGGTTGGCGACAAGCTTTTTCAATATGGTGTGGTTTCCCGGGCCCAGAAAAAGAG TTTGAACTGATGAAAGACTATCTTAATCCAGTCATCGGAGGAAATATTATTGATGCTAGCTGTGGTAGTGGGATGTTTTCAAGGCTTTTTGCAAAGAGTGGACTATTCTCTCTTGTCGTTGCATTAGATTTTTCAGAGTCCATGTTAAAGCAGACCTACAACTACATCAATCAGGATGAAAACATATCTAAaga GAACTTAATCTTGGTTAGAGCTGATATTGCAAGACTTCCATTTTCTTCAAGTTCTATGGACGCTGTGCATGCTGGTGCCGCTCTTCATTGTTGGCCTTCACCATCTTCTGGC GTAGCTGAAATAAGTCGAATTCTCAGACCCGGAGGAGTTTTTGTTGCTACCACCTATATAATAGATGGCCCTTTTTCATATATCCCCTTTTTATATCCTATGCGTGAG AATATGGGCCAAATATCTGGAAGCCACCTTTACTTATCCGAACGTGAAATAGAAGAACTGTTCTTAGCTTGTGGACTGGTGGATTATACGTTTATCAGAAATGGGCGATTTATTATGATATGTGCCCGAAAGCCCAACTGA
- the LOC122586701 gene encoding uncharacterized protein LOC122586701 — MAGGSRSRVERNEMNDIIVRQLNDAMPEIIAQVIAKVNATLNRNNENGNNNIDNNAQGCSYDTFMTWDPKEYYGTEGAEELLLCFISMEMKFYNSECAEEHKVEYASKQFRKQASEWWDNLIQTRGLTAAYRLTWDELKELLKKEYYPTKAVQQFEREFLYHTMKGTDIDAYTSRFYKLLLLVPHMAQSEERRIESYTWGLVPEIRMYLIIGKHTTLQDAVNTAKSINDLIGIEKDKYVEKRKTVNRSRNMDHNKINKKRKTLRTYGIMASGPRKYNGPYPKCYRCYLHHIGDCPLCDKCKQPGHFAKRCKNEAVNDSFRKKCFGCGSQEHLQNVCPRLNGALNNNVRNR; from the coding sequence ATGGCTGGTGGATCGAGGAGTAGAGTCGAacgaaatgaaatgaatgacaTCATAGTTAGACAATTGAATGATGCCATGCCTGAAATAATTGCTCAGGTCATTGCAAAGGTTAATGCGACCCTCAACAGGAACAATGAAAATGGCAATAATAACATCGATAACAATGCTCAAGGTTGCAGTTACGATACTTTTATGACTTGGGACCCGAAGGAATATTATGGCACGGAAGGTGCTGAAGAACTACTTCTTTGTTTTATAAGTATGGAGATGAAATTCTACAATAGTGAGTGTGCTGAAGAGCACAAGGTGGAGTACGCATCAAAACAGTTTCGGAAGCAAGCATCGGAGTGGTGGGATAATTTGATCCAGACTCGTGGGCTTACAGCTGCTTATCGTCTTACATGGGATGAACTGAAagagttgttgaagaaagaataTTACCCAACAAAGGCCGTACAACAATTTGAGAGGGAGTTTTTGTACCATACCATGAAGGGAACTGATATAGATGCATACACTAGTCGATTTTATAAGCTTTTGTTATTGGTGCCACATATGGCCCAATCTGAAGAGCGACGAATAGAGAGCTATACTTGGGGATTAGTGCCTGAGATCAGAATGTATCTCATCATAGGTAAACACACTACTCTTCAGGATGCGGTCAACACGGCCAAATCTATCAATGACTTGATCGGAATAGAGAAAGATAAGTACGTTGAAAAGAGGAAGACAGTGAATCGATCAAGGAATATGGACCACAACAAGATTAACAAGAAACGGAAAACTTTGAGAACTTATGGAATCATGGCATCTGGACCGAGGAAGTACAATGGACCTTACCCAAAGTGTTATAGGTGTTATCTACACCACATAGGTGATTGCCCACTCTGTGACAAATGCAAGCAGCCGGGTCATTTTGCTAAGCGATGCAAGAATGAAGCTGTAAATGATAGTTTTAGAAAGAAATGTTTTGGATGTGGAAGTCAAGAGCATCTCCAGAATGTCTGTCCAAGATTGAATGGAGCGCTGAACAATAATGTTAGGAATCGGTAA